Below is a genomic region from Brucella sp. BE17.
GTCGCCCCGGTCAGGCCGAGAATGAGGCAGCTTGATGCAAGTATTTTTTTCATTTTTGTTCCCTCTTAAGCGGCGTTTTTTCTGAGCGGGGTGCCGCATCCCCCGCTTCAGTTAATATTCAGGCCGTCGACTCCATATTGGCGGCCTTCAGCAATGCCGCCGAAAGCCCCGCGGCGATGCATCTGTAAAATTGAGCTTCGTTCATGGCTTGCAGCGCGGCTGTCGTCGTTCCGTCATAGCTTGTGAAAGATGCGACAATTTCCTGTGGCGTTTGCGCCTTTTGCTGCAACAGGCATCCCGTTCCCACCAGAACGGCTGTAACTGCACGCAATGCGATGTCAGGTTGAATGCCGTAATTCACCGCCCCATCAATCATCGCGCAGCCAAGCAGGGCAGGCAATGCCGGGCCGGACCCACACAAGCCCGTGAGATAGTCGAGATGATTTTCCGCTCCGATTTCATCTTGTTGGCCACAGGCCGCGAAAATCGTACGTGTAATCGAACGATCTTCGGGCGTAACCTTGGAAGAACCGACCCATGGCGTATAGGATTGCCGTACCGAAGCCGCGGCGTT
It encodes:
- a CDS encoding pyrroline-5-carboxylate reductase dimerization domain-containing protein; translated protein: MSTSLKIGIAGGSGWLGGAIASAILDTGTIKPAGLAMSYRSRRPHHFADCYWTSDNQELADRCDIIILAVRPHDWLSLEIKAPDKLLISVMAGITLDRLKERHQTHRIIRAMPNAAASVRQSYTPWVGSSKVTPEDRSITRTIFAACGQQDEIGAENHLDYLTGLCGSGPALPALLGCAMIDGAVNYGIQPDIALRAVTAVLVGTGCLLQQKAQTPQEIVASFTSYDGTTTAALQAMNEAQFYRCIAAGLSAALLKAANMESTA